The following are encoded together in the Arcticibacterium luteifluviistationis genome:
- a CDS encoding helix-turn-helix domain-containing protein — MQNKLRKIETISDFHKIRGLGSPLHPLVSLIDYGLAKLLPEYIGETWHFNFYSIGLKRDVGVLRYGQQKYDFSEGILSFIAPGQLLSIEPNTNATLKPSGWLLLVHPDFIWNSSLAKSIKAYDFFNYAINEALFMSKKEEKLIESILQNIGQEIEGNIDHFSQNIIIAQIELLLSYSERFYQRQFITRKKSNHEVLERLETLLNDFFNDENSRLPTVQYVAEQLNLSPNYLSNLLKSLTGQNTQQHIHEKLIEKAKEQLATTNLSVSEIAYQLGFEHSQSFSKLFKSKTNYAPLKFRQTFN; from the coding sequence ATGCAGAACAAGCTTAGAAAAATTGAGACCATTAGCGACTTCCATAAAATACGGGGGCTTGGTAGTCCCTTGCATCCATTGGTAAGTTTGATAGATTATGGTCTTGCAAAACTACTGCCTGAGTATATAGGAGAAACTTGGCATTTTAATTTTTACTCTATCGGACTAAAAAGAGATGTGGGTGTACTTCGTTACGGCCAGCAGAAATATGATTTCAGTGAAGGTATTCTCTCTTTTATAGCCCCTGGGCAGCTGCTGAGCATTGAACCTAATACTAATGCTACCCTGAAACCCTCAGGTTGGCTCCTGCTTGTTCATCCTGATTTTATCTGGAATTCTAGTTTGGCAAAGAGCATTAAAGCTTATGATTTCTTTAATTATGCCATAAATGAGGCTCTTTTTATGTCGAAAAAAGAGGAGAAACTTATAGAGAGTATTTTACAAAACATAGGTCAAGAAATAGAAGGAAACATAGACCACTTTAGTCAAAACATCATCATAGCCCAAATAGAGCTTTTGCTCAGTTATTCGGAGCGGTTTTATCAAAGGCAGTTTATTACCCGAAAAAAGAGTAATCATGAAGTTTTGGAACGCCTAGAAACACTCTTAAATGATTTTTTCAATGACGAAAACTCGCGACTGCCAACAGTACAATATGTGGCAGAACAGCTTAATTTATCGCCCAATTATTTGAGCAATTTGCTCAAGTCTTTGACAGGACAAAACACCCAACAGCACATTCACGAAAAGCTGATTGAGAAAGCCAAAGAACAATTAGCGACCACTAATTTATCTGTAAGTGAAATTGCTTACCAGTTGGGTTTTGAGCATTCTCAATCTTTCAGTAAGCTCTTTAAATCAAAGACTAACTACGCTCCGCTTAAATTCCGTCAAACATTTAATTAA
- a CDS encoding c-type cytochrome translates to MKTNKFLLLLASISFFNLSCSNEQQTAIEEPAEIASKPEDAVKHGLYLVTIMGCNDCHSPKQMGPNGPEIIPELLLSGYPAERPVVKFTDPMIKAGFAMLYPDLTAAAGPWGVSFAANLTPDETGLGNWTEAQFKKAITEGKFKGLDSERMLLPTMPWFNYTSLTDEDVSSIFAYLKSIKPVKNSVPAPITPDNM, encoded by the coding sequence ATGAAAACGAACAAATTTCTACTCTTGCTGGCAAGTATTTCTTTCTTTAACCTGTCCTGCTCCAATGAACAACAAACCGCAATTGAAGAACCTGCCGAAATAGCTTCAAAACCTGAAGATGCTGTAAAACATGGTTTATATCTGGTAACCATTATGGGCTGCAATGATTGCCATTCGCCTAAACAAATGGGACCGAACGGACCTGAAATTATTCCTGAATTATTGTTATCTGGCTATCCTGCGGAAAGGCCCGTTGTGAAGTTTACCGACCCTATGATTAAAGCTGGCTTTGCTATGCTATATCCTGACCTAACAGCAGCAGCAGGGCCTTGGGGTGTTTCTTTTGCGGCTAATTTAACACCAGATGAAACTGGACTTGGAAACTGGACAGAAGCTCAATTTAAAAAGGCGATTACCGAAGGTAAATTTAAAGGATTAGACAGCGAAAGAATGCTGTTGCCAACCATGCCCTGGTTTAACTACACCAGTTTGACAGATGAAGATGTTTCTTCCATTTTTGCCTACTTAAAGTCTATAAAACCTGTCAAAAACAGTGTACCAGCTCCTATTACGCCAGATAATATGTAA